One segment of Fusobacterium massiliense DNA contains the following:
- a CDS encoding McrC family protein, protein MDRIIQLKEFQNIVSKKGYENEGNKYLPEKDFKELISFIEEFVGSEEETDVMDFMKVYKTKDRNLGTVVKVNNYVGLIQLKSGYKIEILPKIDFTDDEENNKTKAIFLKMLKSLKDFLGKNFKNTDLKISKMNLYEIFINLYLNDVRILVKNGLKSAYVTKEDNIKFYKGKLQVSQHIKMNLAHKEKFYMSYDEFLVDRAENRLVKATLLKLQKLTSSSQNSKEIRQLLIAFELVEASTNYEKDFSKVSIDRNTKDYTNLMRWSKVFLFNKSFASFSGKVSSKAILFPMEKIFENYIAQQVRGKFLSDNWEVSIQDKGYHLFNEKNNNNFRPIFSLRPDIVLRKENKIVILDTKWKRLIPESIKNYGISSGDMYQMYAYAKKYEKDGIIPEVYLIYPKTKDMIETRYFESNDGVKVNIFFIDLVNIEESLNELKNMIE, encoded by the coding sequence ATGGATAGAATTATTCAATTAAAAGAATTTCAAAATATTGTTTCTAAGAAAGGTTATGAGAATGAAGGAAATAAGTATCTACCAGAAAAGGATTTTAAAGAATTAATTAGTTTTATAGAAGAATTTGTTGGTTCAGAAGAAGAAACAGATGTAATGGACTTTATGAAAGTATATAAAACTAAAGATAGAAATCTTGGAACAGTAGTAAAAGTTAATAATTATGTAGGTTTAATTCAACTTAAGAGTGGATATAAAATAGAGATATTACCAAAGATAGATTTTACTGATGATGAAGAAAATAACAAAACAAAAGCAATTTTTCTAAAGATGTTAAAAAGTTTGAAAGATTTTTTAGGTAAAAACTTTAAAAATACCGATTTAAAAATTAGTAAAATGAATCTGTATGAAATCTTTATTAATTTGTATTTAAATGATGTTAGAATTCTTGTAAAAAATGGTTTAAAATCAGCCTATGTAACAAAAGAAGATAATATAAAATTCTATAAAGGAAAGTTACAAGTAAGTCAACATATAAAAATGAATTTAGCACATAAGGAAAAATTCTATATGTCTTATGATGAATTTTTAGTTGATAGAGCTGAAAATAGATTGGTAAAAGCTACATTATTAAAACTACAAAAATTAACAAGCAGTTCTCAAAATTCTAAAGAAATAAGGCAACTCCTTATAGCTTTTGAATTGGTGGAAGCATCAACTAATTATGAAAAAGATTTCTCTAAAGTTTCAATAGATAGGAATACAAAAGACTATACAAATTTAATGAGATGGTCTAAAGTTTTTCTATTTAATAAAAGCTTTGCAAGTTTTTCAGGTAAAGTTTCATCAAAAGCTATACTTTTTCCAATGGAAAAAATTTTTGAAAATTATATAGCACAACAAGTTAGGGGAAAATTTTTGTCAGATAATTGGGAAGTATCAATTCAAGATAAGGGATATCATTTATTTAATGAAAAAAATAATAATAATTTTAGACCTATATTTAGTTTAAGACCAGATATAGTATTAAGGAAAGAGAATAAAATTGTTATCTTAGATACAAAATGGAAAAGACTTATACCTGAGAGTATAAAAAATTATGGAATTTCTTCAGGGGATATGTATCAAATGTATGCCTATGCAAAAAAATATGAAAAAGATGGGATTATCCCAGAAGTATACTTAATTTATCCTAAAACTAAAGATATGATAGAAACTAGATATTTTGAAAGTAACGATGGAGTTAAAGTAAATATATTTTTCATTGATTTAGTTAATATTGAGGAAAGTTTAAATGAATTAAAAAATATGATTGAATAA
- a CDS encoding nitronate monooxygenase — translation MKNNRVCEILGIKYPIFQGAMAWISGGELAGAVSRDGGLGIIAGGGMEPDLLRENIRKAKAITSNPFGVNLMLMRPDVEEQINVCIEEGVKVITTGAGNPGAFMDRLKAANIKVIPVIPTVKLAERMEKIGADAIIVEGMESGGHVGTITTMALLPQIVNAVNIPVIAAGGIASGKQFLAALSMGAEAVQCGTIFLTAKECLIHQNYKNAILKAKDRSTVTTGNFTGHPVRVIETKLAKEMLELEKNGAPKEKIEELGRGSLRNAVIEGDVENGSVMAGQVAAMVNEERTTKEILEYLICDLKVETEVLKRKVDNWGI, via the coding sequence ATGAAAAATAATAGAGTTTGTGAAATTCTAGGAATTAAATATCCAATATTTCAAGGTGCAATGGCATGGATATCTGGTGGGGAACTAGCAGGAGCTGTTTCGAGAGATGGAGGACTTGGAATTATTGCTGGTGGAGGAATGGAACCAGATTTATTAAGAGAAAATATAAGAAAAGCTAAAGCAATAACATCTAATCCTTTTGGTGTTAATCTTATGCTTATGAGACCAGATGTTGAAGAACAAATAAACGTTTGTATTGAAGAAGGAGTTAAAGTTATAACTACAGGAGCTGGGAATCCAGGAGCTTTTATGGACAGATTAAAAGCTGCGAATATAAAAGTTATACCAGTTATTCCAACAGTTAAACTTGCAGAAAGAATGGAAAAAATAGGAGCAGATGCTATTATAGTTGAAGGAATGGAAAGTGGAGGTCATGTTGGGACTATAACAACTATGGCATTATTACCTCAAATAGTAAATGCAGTAAATATTCCAGTTATAGCTGCTGGAGGAATTGCTAGTGGGAAACAATTTTTAGCTGCCTTATCTATGGGAGCAGAAGCTGTACAATGTGGAACTATTTTCTTAACTGCAAAAGAATGTTTGATACATCAAAATTATAAAAATGCTATATTAAAAGCTAAAGATAGATCAACAGTTACAACTGGGAATTTCACAGGACATCCTGTTAGAGTAATCGAAACTAAGTTAGCAAAAGAAATGTTAGAATTAGAAAAAAATGGAGCTCCTAAGGAGAAAATAGAAGAATTAGGAAGAGGAAGTTTAAGAAATGCTGTTATTGAAGGAGATGTAGAAAACGGAAGTGTTATGGCTGGACAAGTTGCAGCAATGGTTAATGAAGAAAGAACAACAAAAGAAATTCTAGAATATTTAATTTGTGACTTAAAAGTTGAAACAGAAGTTTTAAAAAGAAAAGTTGACAATTGGGGAATATAA
- a CDS encoding McrB family protein, whose product MADDKKINYEEINYKEILEFLNKNAGKEYKDPEKEGLTEDEKRKYKDLREKGSNICKELKKIAKLNDSCKFSTEIIKWLDGSNTKIKNYLWLQMKCEKYKDSPISISIFVEKNEDKVRYRICLEIKNDKADDSIMKQYHSYLNLPENENIVYASGSNEEGTPDNLKDKKYKDKYKDKSTIIKELESKQLTKVQPSIYIEQSPTKGNEDYEKEIKKAIEELIPYYKYVMEKKTNELISSKNLNEEDEEKIMGKFSKKEFDKNVIFYGPPGTGKTYTTAKRAVEICKTESEKELTDYSEIMEKYNELKKKNRIELITFHQSYGYEEFIEGIRPVVSDEDDESEDEKENNKESKTNIKIENDIKYDVVDGIFKKFCDNARKAIIETNNDNDNDIPLEAIVWKVTVRGQVREECFNNNHVRIDWNFDDAGAVGFVEEVKKGDIIITTDGSRTRINGIAVVTDDKGYTLDKEERDTTTRNVKWLAKNIDENIKNINKEKMLHRRTVARVPNMKVEDIIKLAKEKNQEELSKIVIKENKDPYVFIIDEINRGNISKIFGELITLIETTKRAGKEECISTKLPYSKEEFTVPDNVYIIGTMNTADRSIALIDTALRRRFKFEEMLPDYHLLEDIFVEDKGTKVNIGAMLKVINERIKYLYDREHTIGHAVFLELKENNNIDKLENIFKKSVIPLLQEYFYEDYEKIRIVLGDNAKDEDEQFISAVSIPEDIFEDNIVDIDIPEKKYTINYDNFKNIMAYKNISQKKDLSKKISDE is encoded by the coding sequence ATGGCTGATGATAAAAAAATTAATTATGAAGAAATTAATTATAAAGAAATATTGGAATTTTTAAATAAAAATGCTGGAAAAGAGTATAAAGACCCAGAAAAAGAAGGTTTAACAGAAGACGAAAAAAGAAAATATAAGGATTTGAGAGAAAAAGGTTCAAACATATGTAAAGAATTAAAAAAGATAGCAAAGCTAAATGATTCATGTAAATTTTCTACAGAAATAATAAAATGGTTAGATGGGAGTAATACTAAAATAAAAAATTATTTATGGTTACAAATGAAATGTGAAAAATATAAAGATAGTCCTATAAGTATCTCGATTTTTGTGGAAAAAAATGAAGATAAGGTAAGATATCGTATATGTCTTGAGATAAAAAATGATAAAGCTGATGATTCTATAATGAAGCAATATCATTCATATTTGAATCTTCCTGAGAATGAAAATATAGTTTATGCTTCAGGAAGTAATGAAGAAGGAACTCCAGATAATTTAAAAGATAAAAAATATAAAGATAAATATAAAGATAAATCAACAATAATAAAAGAACTTGAATCAAAACAATTAACTAAAGTACAGCCTTCAATTTATATAGAACAAAGTCCTACAAAAGGGAATGAAGATTACGAAAAAGAGATAAAGAAAGCTATAGAAGAGTTAATTCCATATTATAAATATGTTATGGAAAAAAAAACAAATGAATTGATAAGCAGTAAAAATTTAAATGAGGAAGATGAAGAGAAAATTATGGGAAAATTTTCTAAAAAAGAATTTGATAAAAATGTAATTTTTTATGGACCTCCTGGAACAGGAAAAACATATACAACAGCAAAAAGAGCAGTTGAAATTTGTAAAACTGAATCTGAGAAAGAATTGACAGATTATTCTGAAATAATGGAAAAATATAATGAATTAAAGAAAAAAAATAGAATAGAGCTTATAACTTTTCATCAATCTTATGGTTATGAAGAATTCATTGAAGGAATAAGACCTGTTGTTTCAGATGAAGATGATGAATCAGAGGATGAAAAAGAAAATAATAAAGAATCAAAAACTAATATAAAAATAGAAAATGATATAAAATATGATGTTGTAGATGGTATTTTTAAAAAATTCTGTGATAATGCAAGAAAAGCAATTATAGAAACTAACAATGATAATGATAATGATATACCATTAGAAGCAATAGTATGGAAGGTTACAGTAAGAGGTCAAGTAAGAGAAGAGTGTTTTAATAATAATCATGTGAGAATTGATTGGAATTTTGATGATGCTGGAGCAGTAGGCTTTGTTGAAGAAGTAAAAAAAGGGGATATTATTATCACAACAGATGGTTCACGTACAAGAATAAATGGTATTGCAGTTGTAACAGATGATAAAGGTTATACTTTAGATAAAGAAGAAAGAGATACTACAACTAGAAATGTTAAATGGCTAGCAAAAAATATTGATGAAAATATAAAAAATATTAATAAAGAAAAAATGTTACATCGTAGAACGGTAGCTAGAGTACCAAATATGAAAGTAGAAGATATTATTAAACTAGCTAAAGAAAAGAACCAAGAAGAACTATCAAAAATAGTCATTAAAGAAAATAAAGATCCCTATGTTTTCATTATTGATGAAATCAATAGAGGTAATATCTCAAAAATATTTGGAGAATTAATAACATTAATAGAAACTACTAAGAGAGCTGGAAAAGAAGAATGTATCTCTACAAAATTACCATATTCAAAAGAAGAATTTACAGTTCCTGACAATGTCTATATCATAGGAACAATGAATACAGCTGATAGATCTATTGCCTTAATAGATACAGCTTTAAGAAGAAGATTTAAGTTTGAAGAAATGTTACCTGATTATCATTTACTAGAAGATATTTTTGTTGAAGATAAAGGAACAAAAGTAAATATAGGAGCTATGTTAAAAGTTATCAACGAGAGAATAAAATATCTTTATGATAGAGAACATACAATAGGACATGCAGTATTCTTAGAATTGAAGGAAAATAATAACATAGATAAACTAGAAAATATATTTAAGAAATCAGTTATTCCTTTGTTACAAGAGTATTTCTATGAAGATTATGAAAAAATTAGAATTGTTCTAGGAGATAATGCAAAAGATGAAGATGAGCAGTTTATTTCAGCAGTCTCTATACCTGAAGATATTTTTGAAGATAATATAGTCGATATAGATATTCCAGAGAAAAAATATACTATAAATTATGATAACTTTAAAAATATTATGGCTTATAAAAATATTTCACAAAAAAAAGATTTAAGTAAAAAAATAAGTGATGAATAA
- the glmS gene encoding glutamine--fructose-6-phosphate transaminase (isomerizing), with protein sequence MCGIVGYSGSNSKAVEILLEGLEKLEYRGYDSAGIAFVTKDGIHIEKKEGKLENLKNHMKGTNYSSFLGIGHTRWATHGVPTDRNSHPHYSENGDVAVVHNGIIENYAEIKKELQDQGVKFSSDTDTEVVAQLYSKLFDGDLYSTFKKVLKRIRGTYAFAIIHKDFPDKMICSRSHSPLIVGLGKEQNFIASDVSAILKYTRDIIYLEDGDVALIEKNKVTVYDKNEEKIEREVKKVEWDFEQATKGGYDHFMIKEIEEQPEIIDKTLNVYIDKEKNVNFDEQLEEINFHNIDRIYIVACGTAYYAGLQGQYFMKKIMGIDVYTDIASEFRYSDPIITNKTLAIFVSQSGETIDTLMSMKYAKEKGARTLAISNVLGSTITREADNVIYTLAGPEISVASTKAYSSQVLVMYLLALYMGSKLGKLGENSYQKYISDITLLNKNIKDLILDKNKIHEIAKKVKDIKNGFYLGRGIDEKVAREGSLKMKEVNYIHTEALPAGELKHGSIALIEKNVMVVGISTNLEMDEKVASNLKEVKARGAYIIGVCKEGSLLPEVADDSVVIKDSGELLSPVLAVVVLQYLAYYTSLEKGLDVDKPRNLAKSVTVE encoded by the coding sequence ATGTGTGGAATAGTAGGTTATTCAGGAAGCAATTCAAAAGCAGTAGAGATTTTATTAGAGGGATTGGAAAAGTTGGAATACAGAGGTTATGATTCAGCAGGAATAGCTTTTGTAACTAAAGATGGTATTCATATTGAAAAAAAAGAAGGTAAATTAGAAAATTTAAAAAACCATATGAAAGGGACTAATTATTCATCTTTTTTAGGTATAGGACATACTAGATGGGCAACTCATGGAGTACCAACTGATAGAAACTCACATCCTCATTATAGTGAAAACGGAGATGTTGCTGTTGTTCATAATGGAATTATTGAAAACTATGCTGAAATAAAAAAGGAATTACAAGATCAAGGAGTAAAATTTAGTTCAGACACAGATACAGAAGTTGTAGCTCAATTATATTCAAAATTATTTGATGGAGATTTATATTCTACTTTTAAGAAAGTTTTAAAGAGAATAAGAGGGACTTATGCATTTGCTATTATTCATAAAGATTTTCCTGATAAAATGATATGTTCAAGAAGTCATAGTCCTTTAATTGTCGGACTTGGGAAAGAACAAAATTTTATTGCTTCGGATGTTTCAGCAATATTAAAATATACAAGAGATATTATCTATCTTGAAGACGGAGATGTTGCATTAATAGAAAAAAATAAAGTAACGGTCTATGATAAAAATGAAGAAAAAATTGAAAGAGAAGTTAAAAAAGTAGAATGGGATTTTGAACAAGCTACTAAAGGTGGATATGACCATTTTATGATAAAAGAAATAGAAGAACAACCAGAAATTATAGATAAAACATTAAATGTCTATATAGATAAAGAAAAAAATGTAAATTTTGATGAACAATTAGAAGAAATAAATTTTCACAATATAGATAGAATATATATAGTTGCTTGTGGAACGGCTTATTATGCTGGTTTACAGGGGCAATACTTTATGAAAAAAATAATGGGGATAGATGTATACACAGATATTGCATCAGAATTTAGATACAGTGATCCTATTATAACTAATAAAACTTTGGCTATATTTGTGAGTCAATCTGGAGAAACAATAGACACTTTAATGTCTATGAAATATGCTAAAGAAAAAGGAGCAAGGACTTTAGCTATATCAAATGTCTTAGGCTCAACAATAACAAGAGAAGCAGATAATGTGATTTATACTTTGGCTGGACCAGAAATTTCAGTTGCTTCAACAAAAGCATATAGTTCACAAGTGTTAGTAATGTACTTATTAGCTCTATATATGGGAAGTAAATTAGGAAAATTAGGAGAAAATAGTTATCAAAAGTATATTTCGGATATAACTTTATTAAATAAAAATATTAAAGATCTAATATTGGATAAAAATAAAATTCATGAAATTGCTAAAAAAGTAAAAGATATAAAAAATGGATTTTACTTAGGTAGAGGTATAGATGAAAAGGTTGCCAGAGAGGGAAGCTTGAAAATGAAGGAGGTTAACTACATTCATACAGAGGCTTTACCAGCTGGAGAATTAAAACATGGAAGTATAGCACTTATAGAAAAAAATGTTATGGTTGTGGGAATATCAACAAATTTAGAAATGGATGAAAAAGTAGCTTCAAATTTAAAAGAAGTTAAAGCCAGAGGAGCATATATAATAGGAGTTTGTAAAGAAGGAAGTTTGCTTCCTGAAGTTGCAGACGACAGTGTTGTTATAAAAGATAGTGGAGAATTGCTAAGTCCTGTGTTAGCTGTAGTTGTACTACAATATTTAGCATACTATACATCTTTAGAAAAAGGTTTAGACGTAGATAAACCAAGAAATTTAGCAAAATCAGTAACAGTGGAATAA
- the clpB gene encoding ATP-dependent chaperone ClpB: protein MNPNQFTENTISAINLAVDISKGNMQQSIRPEALALGLLMQNNGLIPRVIEKMGLNLQHIISELEKEMANYPKVEVKVSNDNISLDQKTNTILNRAEMVMKEMEDSFLSVEHIFRAMIEEIPIFKRLGISLEKYMEVLMNIRGNKKVDNQNPEATYEVLEKYAKDLVELAREGKMDPIIGRDSEIRRAIQIISRRTKNDPILIGEPGVGKTAIVEGLAQRILNGDVPESLKNKKIFSLDMGALVAGAKYKGEFEERMKGVLKEVEESNGNIILFIDEIHTIVGAGKGEGSLDAGNMLKPMLARGELRVIGATTIDEYRKYIEKDPALERRFQTILVNEPNVDDTISILRGLKDKFETYHGVRITDTAIVEAATLSQRYISDRKLPDKAIDLIDEAAAMIRTEIDSMPEELDKLTRKALQLEIEIKALEKETDEASKERLKVIEKELAELNEEKKVLTSKWELEKEDISKIKNIKREIENVKLEMEKAEREYDLTKLSELKYGKLASLEKELQEQQNKVDKDGKENSLLKQEVTAEEIADIVSRWTGIPVSKLTETKKEKMLHLEDHIKERVKGQDEAVRAVADTMLRSVAGLKDPNRPMGSFIFLGPTGVGKTYLAKTLAYNLFDSEDNVVRIDMSEYMDKFSVTRLIGAPPGYVGYEEGGQLTEAIRTKPYSVILFDEIEKAHPDVFNVLLQVLDDGRLTDGQGRIVDFKNTLIIMTSNIGSPLILEDPTLSEDTREKVADELKSRFKPEFLNRIDEIITFKALDLEAIKEIVKLSLKDLENKLKSKHITLDFSDKMVDYLANNAYDPHYGARPLRRYIQREIETSLAKKILANEVHEKSNVLIDLDNDHIIFKEIQ, encoded by the coding sequence ATGAATCCAAATCAATTTACAGAGAATACAATTTCTGCAATCAATTTAGCAGTAGATATTAGCAAAGGTAATATGCAACAAAGTATTAGACCAGAAGCTCTTGCTTTAGGATTATTAATGCAAAATAATGGACTTATACCAAGAGTAATAGAAAAAATGGGATTAAATTTGCAACACATCATTTCTGAATTAGAAAAAGAAATGGCTAATTATCCAAAAGTTGAAGTGAAAGTTAGCAATGACAATATTTCACTCGACCAAAAAACAAATACTATATTAAATCGTGCAGAAATGGTTATGAAGGAAATGGAAGATAGCTTTTTAAGTGTAGAACATATTTTTAGAGCTATGATTGAAGAAATACCAATTTTTAAAAGATTAGGTATCAGTTTAGAAAAGTATATGGAGGTATTGATGAATATAAGAGGAAATAAAAAAGTAGATAATCAAAATCCAGAAGCAACTTATGAAGTTTTAGAAAAATATGCAAAAGATTTAGTTGAACTTGCTAGAGAAGGTAAGATGGATCCTATTATTGGTAGAGATTCTGAGATAAGAAGAGCTATACAAATAATTTCAAGAAGAACAAAAAATGACCCTATTTTAATAGGAGAACCTGGTGTTGGTAAAACTGCAATAGTTGAAGGACTTGCTCAAAGAATTTTAAATGGAGACGTTCCTGAAAGCTTAAAGAATAAAAAGATATTCTCTCTTGATATGGGAGCTTTAGTTGCAGGTGCTAAATACAAAGGTGAATTTGAAGAAAGAATGAAAGGGGTTTTAAAAGAAGTTGAAGAATCAAATGGAAATATCATTCTTTTCATAGATGAAATTCATACTATAGTTGGAGCTGGTAAGGGAGAAGGTTCTCTTGATGCTGGAAATATGTTAAAGCCTATGCTAGCAAGAGGAGAATTAAGAGTTATTGGTGCAACTACAATAGATGAATACAGAAAATATATTGAAAAAGACCCTGCACTTGAAAGAAGATTCCAAACAATATTAGTAAATGAACCTAATGTTGATGATACTATTTCAATTTTAAGAGGACTTAAAGATAAATTTGAAACTTATCATGGAGTTAGAATTACAGATACTGCAATAGTTGAAGCTGCAACACTTAGCCAAAGATATATAAGTGATAGAAAACTTCCAGACAAAGCTATAGACTTAATAGATGAAGCTGCTGCAATGATAAGAACAGAAATTGACTCTATGCCAGAAGAACTTGATAAGTTGACAAGAAAGGCTCTACAATTAGAAATTGAAATCAAAGCACTTGAAAAAGAAACAGATGAGGCTTCAAAAGAAAGATTAAAAGTTATAGAAAAAGAATTAGCTGAATTAAATGAAGAAAAGAAAGTTTTAACATCTAAATGGGAACTTGAAAAAGAAGATATTTCAAAAATTAAGAATATTAAAAGAGAGATTGAAAATGTTAAACTTGAAATGGAAAAAGCTGAAAGAGAGTATGATTTAACAAAGTTATCTGAATTAAAATATGGTAAACTTGCAAGTCTTGAAAAAGAATTACAAGAACAACAAAATAAGGTTGATAAAGATGGGAAAGAAAATTCTCTATTAAAACAAGAAGTAACAGCAGAAGAAATTGCTGATATAGTTTCAAGATGGACAGGTATTCCTGTATCAAAATTAACTGAAACTAAAAAAGAAAAAATGTTACATCTTGAAGACCATATAAAAGAAAGAGTTAAAGGACAAGATGAAGCTGTTAGGGCTGTTGCTGATACTATGCTTAGATCAGTTGCAGGTTTAAAAGACCCAAATAGACCTATGGGTTCATTTATTTTCTTAGGACCTACTGGTGTTGGTAAAACATATCTTGCAAAAACTTTAGCATATAATTTATTTGATAGTGAAGATAATGTAGTTAGAATAGATATGAGTGAATATATGGATAAGTTCTCAGTTACTAGACTTATAGGTGCACCTCCAGGATATGTTGGATATGAAGAAGGTGGTCAACTTACAGAAGCTATAAGAACTAAACCTTATTCAGTAATACTATTTGATGAAATTGAAAAAGCTCACCCTGATGTATTTAATGTGTTGTTACAAGTTTTAGATGATGGTAGACTTACAGATGGACAAGGAAGAATCGTAGATTTTAAAAACACTTTAATTATAATGACATCTAATATAGGTAGTCCTTTAATACTTGAAGATCCTACTCTTTCTGAAGATACTAGAGAAAAAGTAGCAGATGAATTAAAATCTAGATTTAAACCTGAATTTTTAAATAGAATTGATGAAATAATAACTTTCAAAGCTTTAGATTTAGAAGCTATTAAAGAAATTGTAAAATTAAGTTTAAAAGATTTAGAAAACAAATTAAAATCTAAACATATTACACTAGATTTTTCTGATAAGATGGTTGATTATTTAGCTAACAACGCTTATGACCCTCACTATGGTGCAAGACCTTTAAGAAGATATATTCAAAGAGAGATTGAAACAAGTCTTGCTAAGAAAATTCTTGCAAATGAAGTTCATGAAAAATCTAATGTTTTAATAGATTTAGATAACGATCATATTATCTTTAAAGAAATTCAATAA
- a CDS encoding YlmH/Sll1252 family protein, protein MIEKNEKIENYIKLMEKIDTVVYSNEFFSLNEINKIQKAKINYSLKGLNEDSEKKVIAFYPKDFPEEYLNFPVKYFKIIKKSKFIKLEHKHYLGNILSLGIKREIMGDLVVKDEMCYGIIMENMFSFLEENLTKINSSPVEILEIEENEIPKSEFQVLNITLSSLRIDSLVAELTNLSRNLSVQHIDLGNVQINYEVEREKDRKIEIGDVIIIKKYGKFKIEEENGLTKKNKNKLIVKKYV, encoded by the coding sequence ATGATAGAAAAAAATGAAAAAATAGAAAATTATATAAAACTTATGGAAAAAATAGACACAGTGGTTTATAGTAATGAATTTTTTTCATTGAATGAAATAAATAAAATACAAAAAGCAAAAATAAATTATTCGTTGAAAGGTCTGAATGAGGACAGCGAAAAAAAAGTTATAGCATTCTATCCGAAGGATTTTCCAGAAGAGTATTTAAATTTTCCAGTAAAATATTTTAAAATAATAAAAAAATCAAAATTTATTAAGTTAGAACATAAACATTATTTGGGAAACATATTATCTTTAGGTATAAAAAGAGAAATAATGGGAGATTTAGTGGTGAAAGATGAAATGTGTTATGGAATAATAATGGAAAATATGTTTTCATTTTTAGAGGAAAATTTAACGAAAATAAATTCTTCTCCGGTTGAAATTTTAGAAATAGAAGAAAATGAAATTCCAAAGAGTGAATTTCAAGTTTTAAATATAACTTTATCTTCACTTAGAATAGATAGTTTAGTTGCAGAACTTACAAATTTATCAAGAAATTTATCTGTTCAACATATAGATTTAGGAAATGTTCAAATAAATTATGAAGTTGAAAGAGAAAAAGATAGAAAGATTGAAATAGGAGATGTTATCATTATAAAAAAATATGGTAAGTTTAAAATAGAGGAAGAAAATGGACTTACTAAGAAAAATAAAAATAAATTAATAGTAAAAAAATATGTTTAG